One Mucilaginibacter ginkgonis genomic region harbors:
- a CDS encoding adenylate/guanylate cyclase domain-containing protein, which produces MRILYFLLLIIYTFSATGEAPKFHANNYQKKTLAGIMSMPDDSNKLRAYFTYADVSPFLGSNHAMLVETSSKMKTLAKKLHLPEYELEYYLFINHYHSRINDYAKASDDINKALELSRKLGDKVATIHALIHKAGSYVFLVEYNKALETYNQALNIARQIKNKELRNDRIGDVLTRIAKVYSDNLKKYDIALNYDNQAETILKGEAEDFQLGLAYAQLAKDNMYLQRYLEAYIYASLFLKTKATFNYFVNSEIYNTLGKIYANAPDNVLVKIGVEPKERFIKAIASIDKSIQLSEQADGYLPNISQGLKDLSEIYGAQKDYKKAYLNYKQYIIDRDSLENQNVVRRMLETQLNNDFQKQTDSLKFRQRLTSSELRVKKIQSYYFAGGIFVLLILSFFVYRNYRKAAYNNKRSDNLLLNILPADVAEELKTSGGSEARLFDEVTVLFTDFVNFTGISETLTPKELVNELHYCFKAFDEIITNHKIEKIKTIGDAYLAVAGLPIADVEHADNAVLAAIEISQFIENRKAQLGDRTFDIRIGIHSGSVVAGIVGVKKFAYDIWGDTVNTAARMEQNSVPGKINISEKTYDLIKTRFNCQYRGEIDAKNKGKLKMYFVGEISKPNITSA; this is translated from the coding sequence ATGAGGATTTTATATTTTCTTTTGCTGATAATATACACCTTTAGCGCTACAGGAGAAGCCCCCAAATTCCATGCTAACAATTACCAAAAAAAGACCCTAGCAGGGATTATGTCCATGCCTGATGACAGCAATAAATTAAGGGCTTATTTTACTTATGCGGATGTTTCACCCTTTTTAGGAAGTAATCACGCGATGTTGGTCGAGACATCTTCCAAAATGAAGACTTTGGCTAAAAAGTTACATTTGCCTGAATATGAATTGGAATACTATCTGTTCATCAATCATTATCACAGCCGAATAAATGATTACGCAAAAGCGTCTGACGATATTAATAAAGCGCTGGAGTTATCTAGAAAATTGGGTGATAAGGTTGCTACAATTCATGCATTAATTCATAAGGCAGGTTCTTATGTATTTTTAGTTGAATATAATAAAGCTCTAGAAACTTATAATCAAGCGCTAAATATAGCAAGGCAAATAAAAAACAAGGAATTAAGAAATGATAGAATTGGCGATGTTTTGACGCGTATAGCCAAAGTTTATTCAGATAATTTAAAAAAATACGATATCGCTTTAAATTATGACAATCAAGCTGAAACAATATTAAAGGGAGAGGCGGAAGACTTTCAATTGGGATTAGCCTACGCACAACTTGCTAAAGACAATATGTATTTACAGCGTTACCTTGAGGCATATATCTATGCCTCATTGTTTCTCAAAACAAAGGCCACATTTAATTACTTTGTAAACAGTGAAATTTATAACACATTAGGTAAAATTTATGCAAACGCTCCTGATAATGTCCTCGTAAAAATTGGCGTTGAGCCGAAAGAAAGATTTATAAAGGCTATCGCATCAATCGATAAATCTATTCAACTGTCAGAGCAAGCTGATGGATATTTGCCAAATATCAGCCAGGGGCTAAAAGATCTGAGTGAAATTTATGGTGCACAAAAAGATTATAAAAAGGCTTACTTAAATTATAAGCAATATATTATAGACCGGGATAGCCTTGAAAATCAGAATGTCGTGAGACGAATGTTAGAGACTCAACTAAACAATGATTTTCAAAAGCAAACCGATTCTTTAAAATTTAGACAACGTTTAACATCTTCTGAACTGCGTGTTAAGAAAATTCAAAGCTATTATTTTGCCGGAGGGATTTTTGTCCTGTTGATATTGTCGTTTTTTGTATATCGAAACTACCGGAAAGCGGCTTATAATAACAAACGTTCGGATAACTTGCTATTAAATATTCTTCCTGCTGATGTTGCCGAGGAATTAAAAACAAGTGGCGGCTCAGAAGCACGTTTATTTGATGAGGTTACCGTACTATTTACAGACTTTGTCAACTTTACGGGAATTAGTGAGACACTTACTCCAAAAGAATTGGTAAACGAGTTACATTACTGCTTTAAAGCATTTGATGAAATCATCACCAACCACAAAATTGAAAAAATCAAAACAATTGGAGACGCTTATCTTGCAGTCGCGGGACTTCCAATAGCGGACGTTGAACATGCAGATAACGCGGTTCTCGCTGCGATTGAAATAAGTCAGTTCATAGAAAATCGCAAAGCACAGCTTGGCGATAGAACCTTCGATATCCGGATAGGCATTCATAGTGGCAGTGTTGTAGCCGGAATTGTAGGCGTTAAAAAGTTTGCATATGATATTTGGGGCGACACTGTAAATACAGCTGCTCGAATGGAACAAAATAGCGTTCCGGGAAAAATTAACATATCAGAAAAAACCTACGACTTGATAAAAACAAGATTTAATTGTCAGTACAGAGGGGAAATTGATGCGAAGAACAAAGGAAAATTGAAAATGTATTTTGTGGGCGAAATTTCAAAGCCAAATATCACATCAGCTTAG
- a CDS encoding adenylate/guanylate cyclase domain-containing protein, translating to MRIKFLWIFLNLIVIQEAFGSLKIDTISKIINPTSDIVLTSNWVFHPGDDKQWANPDIDDSSWQQVDPLQDVKTFTPLRKSGIGWLRIHLPKVNLADNRLLSINITQYVASEIYLNGKKILQFGVVSSDAAKVVAFLPSNRPLDISLLPNVENVIALRIAYQAKIPYLSNFYSPLPVFKLTINDRQEAFNTYIASQQKLTWFIIFYTFSGSILLIISFIHFVNFLFDQRQKIDLYYSLMCMMLSFNALPNELWGIERFGKVSTEMWIYAANGAVIVPGLLFLLLLVYTIVGYSRRAIFTVITIIGVIFIGSEYYLGTVGYILASSVFPVLCLAEGIYVCFWAIRRRKRDAYFLLIGISLFVLFNIVSSLFDQDSILAQVLFELSLISFPIGMSFFLAIRSANKNRKLGFTLEKVKNLSFRTIAQEKEKQQILNDQNMLLESEVAERTRELNQSLQRSDSLLLNILPADVAEELKNKGSANARQFDNVTVIFTDFVNFTSVSETLTPQQLVDELDFCFKAFDNIIDKHQIEKIKTIGDAYLAVAGLPNANTKHANNAVNASIEIMRFVQHRKQEFGDKTFDIRIGLHSGSVVAGIVGIKKFAYDIWGDTVNTAARMEQNSEPGKINVSEKTYELIQDNYLFTYRGEIPAKNKGNLKMYFVY from the coding sequence ATGCGCATAAAATTTCTATGGATTTTCCTGAATTTGATAGTTATTCAGGAGGCTTTCGGATCCTTAAAAATAGATACTATCAGTAAAATTATCAATCCAACAAGTGATATTGTATTGACATCGAACTGGGTTTTTCATCCAGGCGACGATAAACAATGGGCGAACCCTGACATTGATGACAGCAGTTGGCAACAAGTAGATCCACTTCAGGATGTTAAAACTTTTACGCCCCTTAGAAAGTCTGGAATTGGCTGGCTAAGAATACACCTACCAAAAGTAAACTTAGCAGATAACCGGCTATTATCAATAAACATAACACAGTACGTAGCTTCAGAGATTTACTTAAATGGCAAAAAAATACTTCAGTTTGGCGTTGTAAGCAGCGATGCGGCGAAAGTTGTTGCCTTTCTGCCGTCTAACAGACCGTTGGATATTAGTCTTTTACCTAATGTAGAAAACGTCATTGCCTTAAGAATTGCCTATCAGGCAAAAATACCTTATTTGTCAAATTTTTATTCGCCTCTGCCGGTTTTTAAGCTTACAATAAATGATCGCCAAGAAGCTTTTAATACCTATATAGCAAGTCAACAAAAACTAACATGGTTTATCATCTTTTACACTTTTAGTGGCTCTATTCTTCTGATAATTAGCTTTATACATTTTGTCAATTTTCTATTTGATCAGCGTCAAAAAATAGATCTGTATTATTCACTTATGTGTATGATGCTTAGTTTCAACGCGCTGCCAAACGAATTATGGGGTATAGAGAGATTTGGTAAAGTAAGTACTGAAATGTGGATATATGCGGCAAATGGGGCTGTTATAGTGCCTGGGCTCCTTTTTCTGTTGTTATTAGTTTACACCATAGTTGGATATTCCAGAAGAGCTATTTTCACAGTCATAACAATTATCGGGGTGATATTTATTGGCTCCGAATATTATCTCGGAACTGTAGGATACATTTTAGCAAGTTCAGTATTTCCGGTTTTATGTTTAGCCGAAGGTATTTATGTTTGTTTTTGGGCCATCCGTAGACGCAAAAGAGATGCTTACTTCTTGTTAATTGGCATATCCCTATTTGTGTTGTTCAATATAGTATCTTCCCTATTCGATCAAGATAGCATACTTGCGCAAGTACTATTTGAATTGTCCTTAATTAGTTTTCCGATTGGCATGTCTTTCTTCCTTGCAATTAGAAGTGCGAATAAAAACCGGAAATTGGGATTTACCTTGGAAAAGGTAAAGAATCTTTCTTTTAGAACGATAGCACAGGAAAAGGAAAAACAGCAAATTCTTAATGATCAAAATATGTTGTTAGAAAGTGAAGTTGCTGAGCGAACCCGTGAGCTTAATCAATCTTTGCAAAGATCAGATTCCCTTTTATTAAATATTCTTCCTGCTGATGTCGCTGAAGAACTAAAGAATAAGGGTAGCGCAAATGCGCGTCAGTTTGACAACGTAACAGTCATCTTTACCGATTTTGTGAATTTTACAAGCGTAAGCGAAACGCTTACGCCTCAGCAACTTGTAGATGAACTTGATTTTTGCTTCAAAGCATTCGACAACATTATAGACAAGCATCAAATAGAAAAAATAAAAACCATCGGCGATGCCTACCTCGCAGTAGCAGGGTTGCCAAACGCAAACACCAAACATGCCAACAATGCTGTAAATGCTTCAATAGAAATAATGAGATTTGTCCAGCATCGTAAACAAGAATTCGGTGATAAGACTTTCGACATACGTATAGGTCTACATAGCGGTAGTGTGGTAGCCGGCATAGTCGGTATTAAAAAATTTGCTTACGATATCTGGGGTGATACTGTAAATACAGCTGCCCGCATGGAACAAAATAGCGAACCCGGGAAAATCAATGTATCAGAAAAAACTTACGAATTAATACAAGATAATTACTTGTTTACTTACCGTGGAGAGATTCCAGCTAAAAATAAAGGAAATTTAAAAATGTATTTTGTATACTAA
- a CDS encoding RNA polymerase sigma factor has product MKDFEDIYNAYAKQVFRICLGYTNDADKAKDLVQETFISVWKNLSSFENRSLMTTWIFRIATNNCLRHLEIEKRKERTLLPSNLMLDDTTGKEDQIQFLYKCISELAETDRIIISLDLEELPQAEIAAIVGLSHSTIRVRVHRIKDKLKQKFQEHGQFS; this is encoded by the coding sequence ATGAAAGATTTTGAAGACATATACAATGCTTACGCAAAGCAGGTCTTCAGGATTTGTTTAGGCTACACCAATGATGCTGATAAGGCTAAGGACCTGGTGCAGGAAACATTCATTTCTGTCTGGAAAAATCTATCATCTTTTGAGAACCGCTCCCTGATGACCACATGGATATTCAGGATAGCAACCAATAATTGCCTGCGGCATCTGGAAATTGAGAAACGCAAAGAAAGGACTTTACTACCCAGTAATTTGATGCTTGATGATACAACCGGTAAAGAAGATCAGATCCAGTTTCTGTACAAATGTATCTCAGAATTAGCGGAAACGGACCGCATTATCATTTCGCTGGACCTGGAAGAGTTACCACAGGCGGAGATAGCTGCCATTGTAGGACTAAGCCATTCAACTATACGTGTCAGGGTGCATAGGATTAAGGATAAATTAAAGCAAAAATTTCAGGAACATGGACAATTCAGCTAA
- a CDS encoding bifunctional YncE family protein/alkaline phosphatase family protein, which produces MSLLRSNISILHPGKIVLSMFSFLLACNTLTFAQDLKTVEHNRVKLPNGWSLTPVGKSLPLGDLPLNIAVSKKHRYAAVTNNGQSVQTIQLLDARTDRELDKVVISKAWGGLVFSADERSLYASGGDNNWIIRYAIINDKLQAADTIRLGNAWSKKSNSTNISPTGLALDDKKNVLYVVTKLDNTLYLIDLKTKGILKQIHLSADAYTCLLSPDNSKLFISLWGGDKVAVYGTNENRLVDSVAVGDNPNDLCISRNGRYLYVANANDNTVSVIDVRKFRVLETLNTAVTPTPLSGSTSNSVALSKNDKTLYIANADNNCLAVFNVEKPGFSQSMGFIPTGWYPSVVRMIDSKLYVANGKGFSSLPNPHGPNPTDKKETVLLHGGDPFRPARTEYIGGGLLNGTLSIIAAPTANELSIYSQAVVHNTPYHREQEVTATGEQGNPIPFKVGSASPIKHVFYIVQENRTYDQVLSDMPKGNGDTSLLLFGRRITPNHHALADNFVLLDNFYVDGEVSADGHNWSLGAYATDYMEKNWPTSYGSRGPGAVAPTAKNKLYIWDQAKRANITFRTYGEFINADNSPQIAVLKDHYAKAYPTHDLRDPDTLRYQAWEHDFDSLMRSNAVPQLSTLRMLSDHTEGTTAGRPTPFAHVADNDLAVGRLVEHIAKSPIWENSVIFIVEDDAQNGPDHVDAHRSPAYIAGGFVKRNFVDHTMYSTSSVLRTIELILGLAPMTQYDAAATSMWRSFNPTADRSPFKSLPSNINLNELNPKGTKLAGLAKGLDFTAVDRVPDELMNNMLWKAIRGENAIAPSPVRAAFVKAVQKSDDDDDKR; this is translated from the coding sequence ATGTCTTTATTAAGAAGTAATATCAGCATACTACATCCCGGAAAAATTGTCCTAAGCATGTTTTCGTTCCTCTTGGCCTGTAACACATTGACCTTTGCGCAGGATCTGAAAACTGTTGAGCATAATCGCGTAAAATTACCTAATGGATGGTCATTAACCCCGGTAGGTAAAAGCTTACCTCTTGGCGACCTGCCTTTAAATATTGCGGTAAGCAAAAAGCACCGCTATGCAGCAGTAACCAATAATGGCCAAAGCGTGCAAACCATTCAATTGCTGGATGCCCGGACAGATCGTGAATTGGATAAAGTGGTAATCAGTAAGGCATGGGGAGGGTTGGTTTTTAGCGCAGACGAGCGTTCGCTTTATGCCTCTGGCGGAGATAATAACTGGATCATCCGTTATGCAATTATAAACGATAAGCTTCAGGCAGCTGATACCATCAGATTAGGCAATGCATGGAGCAAAAAATCAAACTCAACCAATATATCCCCAACGGGATTAGCACTTGATGATAAAAAGAACGTCCTATATGTGGTTACCAAGCTGGATAACACCCTGTATTTAATTGATCTTAAAACCAAAGGCATTTTAAAACAAATTCATTTAAGTGCGGATGCTTATACCTGCTTATTATCACCTGATAATTCAAAATTATTCATCAGCCTTTGGGGCGGCGATAAGGTAGCTGTGTATGGAACTAATGAGAATCGGCTGGTCGATTCTGTTGCTGTAGGCGATAATCCCAATGATCTTTGTATTTCACGTAATGGAAGATATCTGTATGTAGCTAATGCCAATGATAATACAGTATCTGTTATTGATGTTCGCAAATTCAGGGTCTTGGAAACACTCAACACAGCAGTGACGCCTACACCATTAAGTGGTTCTACCAGTAATTCAGTAGCCTTAAGTAAAAATGACAAAACGCTTTATATAGCCAATGCAGACAACAATTGCCTGGCTGTATTTAATGTAGAAAAACCGGGGTTTAGCCAATCAATGGGATTTATACCAACCGGGTGGTATCCAAGCGTCGTAAGGATGATTGATAGTAAACTATACGTGGCCAATGGTAAAGGGTTTTCATCTCTGCCTAACCCGCACGGGCCTAACCCGACAGATAAGAAGGAAACAGTTTTATTACATGGCGGGGATCCCTTCAGGCCCGCTCGCACCGAATATATTGGCGGCGGCTTACTTAATGGAACTTTAAGCATCATTGCAGCTCCGACAGCCAACGAGTTATCTATCTATTCACAGGCGGTTGTCCATAACACTCCATATCACAGAGAGCAAGAAGTAACGGCGACTGGCGAGCAAGGAAACCCTATCCCGTTCAAAGTTGGTAGCGCATCACCAATAAAACATGTTTTCTACATTGTTCAGGAAAACAGAACATATGACCAGGTATTGTCTGATATGCCAAAAGGGAACGGTGATACCAGCCTGTTGTTATTTGGCAGGAGAATAACACCAAACCATCATGCGCTGGCTGACAACTTTGTATTATTGGATAATTTTTATGTGGATGGTGAAGTAAGCGCAGACGGGCACAACTGGAGCCTGGGTGCCTATGCGACAGATTATATGGAAAAAAACTGGCCAACCAGTTATGGCAGCCGCGGGCCGGGTGCGGTTGCTCCTACAGCAAAAAACAAACTTTATATCTGGGATCAAGCAAAGCGTGCCAACATAACGTTCCGCACCTACGGAGAATTTATCAATGCCGATAACTCCCCCCAGATCGCTGTCTTAAAAGATCACTACGCAAAGGCTTATCCGACACACGATTTGCGTGACCCTGATACGTTGCGTTATCAAGCATGGGAACATGACTTCGATTCACTGATGCGCAGCAACGCTGTTCCGCAATTAAGTACGCTGCGTATGCTTTCAGATCATACCGAGGGCACAACCGCAGGCAGACCTACTCCATTTGCGCACGTTGCAGATAATGATCTGGCTGTTGGACGATTGGTGGAGCATATCGCTAAAAGCCCGATCTGGGAAAACAGTGTAATCTTTATTGTTGAAGACGACGCGCAAAACGGTCCGGATCATGTGGATGCGCACAGGTCACCCGCTTATATTGCTGGTGGTTTCGTTAAACGGAATTTTGTTGATCATACCATGTATTCCACCTCATCAGTCCTCCGCACGATTGAGTTGATTCTTGGTTTAGCGCCAATGACGCAATATGATGCAGCAGCTACTTCAATGTGGCGTAGTTTTAATCCAACTGCTGATAGAAGTCCATTTAAAAGCCTCCCATCTAATATCAATTTAAACGAGTTGAATCCAAAAGGCACTAAACTGGCTGGCTTGGCAAAAGGCCTTGATTTTACAGCAGTAGACCGCGTGCCTGACGAATTAATGAATAATATGCTATGGAAGGCAATAAGAGGAGAAAATGCAATTGCGCCATCACCTGTACGCGCAGCATTTGTCAAAGCTGTTCAGAAGTCTGATGACGATGATGATAAAAGATAA